The proteins below are encoded in one region of Hordeum vulgare subsp. vulgare chromosome 3H, MorexV3_pseudomolecules_assembly, whole genome shotgun sequence:
- the LOC123443384 gene encoding uncharacterized protein LOC123443384, translated as MSSKTPSTAAMSGGAGTSNGNSLSRVIRPESRFIPYKAEQIEERLRLLSMIDTFCREACDRLVVEATPATRARFLDAGVCIGLLDPVSNVMANTLVTSDLSSGPMDKVSEDTKLGEMAKRSLDGLMAFLIYFFPYLAGWKAVRYLLVPEADLLVAARLIVADRGMTGFSVISLASVAAFEAALRLAAQVAKHPQPKCLVSVWMSLSSQLQQVLGFLSAMQTQTQGHDMNLGVGIQRLLGGQSLPDLGKAWNLAASRPPYNNIADMPYKATRSLRMALLDTIHSFYLRALARLPRAELRTRYHRSMLMAGYCYGPLDPVSNIIVNTIWYDVMFAAPQPPVLDMIGPSSLTRLESRSFYGLASFLQTRYHSLSEHQLVQCLVDSCAHLSVADPNFDAGFAYLPFADPNISAAASAGAKMEAIRQQQECRTSTPGIYDAVRKLEKQRPCTSANEAYEAAATAAWHPNPEAQAEFLSSVYLMLNGPALLLLQNGDQLTSENVLFIASLLSSRQKPTPELIEKRNRVPAMEAKMRSEAQQRRITKKVKDALDKYLLRDGEPMYDLHIICGANESIGSPEYCADVLRDPLSYSPCKFRYSHVNFLVTQKDSSSAERYPLLFFAEFDNEQEGEPLCCLVDVPKPFAEHVRCLYCEARGTKIVHPALENFHGKERELEREFEEAISKGRHDQLICKNESAVQHLWGVDEDFMYIDIRCIS; from the exons ATGTCGTCCAAGACCCCATCGACGGCGGCCATGAGCGGCGGCGCGGGCACCAGCAACGGGAACAGTCTCAGCCGCGTGATTCGGCCGGAGAGTCGTTTCATCCCCTACAAAGCGGAGCAAATCGAGGAGAGGTTGCGGCTCCTCTCCATGATTGACACCTTCTGCAGAGAGGCGTGCGATAGGCTCGTTGTGGAAGCGACGCCCGCAACACGCGCCCGCTTCCTCGACGCCGGCGTCTGCATCGGCCTCCTCGACCCCGTCTCCAACGTCATGGCCAACACCCTCGTCACCTCCGACCTCAGCTCCGGCCCCATGGACAAAgtctcggaggataccaagctgggAGAGATGGCCAAGCGCTCACTCGACGGCCTCATGGCCTTCCTGATCTACTTCTTCCCGTACCTCGCCGGGTGGAAGGCCGTGCGATACCTGCTGGTCCCCGAGGCCGACCTCCTCGTCGCTGCGCGCCTAATAGTGGCCGACCGCGGCATGACGGGGTTCTCGGTCATCTCACTGGCATCAGTGGCAGCCTTCGAGGCGGCCCTCAGGTTGGCTGCGCAGGTCGCCAAGCACCCTCAGCCGAAATGCCTCGTCAGTGTTTGGATGTCGCTGTCCTCCCAACTGCAACAGGTCCTCGGTTTCCTCTCGGCGATGCAGACCCAGACACAGGGACATGATATGAACCTTGGCGTAGGCATCCAAAGGTTACTTGGTGGACAGTCGCTTCCAGACCTGGGGAAAGCTTGGAACCTTGCAGCTTCTCGGCCACCTTACAACAACATTGCCGATATGCCATACAAAGCCACTCGATCTCTGAGGATGGCACTTCTCGACACAATTCACAGCTTCTACCTACGAGCCCTGGCAAGGCTGCCGCGTGCAGAGCTGCGCACTCGCTACCACCGCAGCATGCTCATGGCCGGTTACTGCTACGGCCCCTTGGACCCTGTCTCCAACATCATCGTCAATACGATTTGGTACGATGTCATGTTTGCAGCACCCCAACCACCGGTGTTGGACATGATCGGCCCAAGCAGTCTTACCCGATTGGAGAGCCGCTCCTTTTATGGTCTGGCCTCGTTCCTCCAAACCCGCTACCACAGTTTGTCAGAGCACCAACTGGTGCAATGCCTAGTTGACTCCTGTGCTCACCTGTCCGTGGCTGATCCAAACTTTGATGCGGGGTTTGCCTACCTGCCTTTTGCTGATCCCAACATTAGTGCTGCTGCATCTGCTGGTGCTAAGATGGAGGCGATACGCCAGCAACAAGAATGCAGGACCAGCACACCCGGCATCTATGATGCTGTCAGGAAGTTGGAGAAACAAAGACCATGCACAAGTGCCAATGAAGCCTACGAAGCTGCAGCCACCGCAGCATGGCACCCCAACCCTGAGGCCCAGGCAGAGTTTCTCAGTTCAGTTTACTTGATGCTCAACGGACCTGCCTTGCTCCTGCTGCAGAACGGCGACCAACTCACTTCTGAAAACGTGCTGTTCATCGCCAGCTTATTGTCTTCCAGACAAAAACCAACTCCAGAACTAATTGAAAAGAGGAACCGTGTCCCCGCAATGGAGGCAAAGATGCGTTCCGAGGCTCAACAAAGAAGAATCACCAAAAAGGTGAAAGATGCATTGGATAAATACTTGCTACGAGATGGG GAACCCATGTATGATCTTCATATTATCTGTGGTGCAAATGAATCCATTGGCAGCCCTGAGTACTGTGCCGATGTCCTGAGAGATCCCCTGTCTTATTCCCCATGCAAATTCCGTTACTCGCATGTAAATTTTTTGGTGACCCAGAAGGATTCCTCATCTGCAGAAAGATATCCCTTACTCTTTTTTGCTGAATTTGATAATGAGCAGGAGGGTGAGCCCCTATGCTGTCTTGTTGATGTGCCAAAGCCATTTGCAG AACATGTTCGGTGCCTGTATTGTGAGGCTCGAGGGACCAAAATTGTGCATCCGGCGTTGGAAAATTTTCATGGGAAAGAAAGGGAGTTGGAGAGGGAGTTTGAGGAGGCTATCTCTAAAGGACGTCATGACCAGCTTATCTGCAAGAATGAATCTGCTGTTCAGCACTTGTGGGGAGTGGACGAGGATTTCATGTACATTGATATCAGGTGCATCAGTTAG